A DNA window from Cobetia marina contains the following coding sequences:
- a CDS encoding 4'-phosphopantetheinyl transferase family protein, with protein sequence MTAREGKDVSETGEPVEGSSARAADTPAARPTDHPAYRCVVLGHAVSHGSASLSTGSLSTGSPSTGSPSADLSNGEPLISHDPHALAASLGFAAACALPNTCSESSPRPARLWLAEACVLPASCADSAAPSINSSGEASSGNLMRPRQTDVDNADTPVSSAKARRRQQCEAESHLARLLLGELAAAQGIALPLADWSPRGQAPHHPALPAGFYVSIAHRHGHVLVGLATLPLGLDLEYHNPRHAHDLDARIAMLPTDARKRLAEASHLNETERLDGFYREWVRYEAKTKRQSII encoded by the coding sequence ATGACGGCCAGGGAAGGCAAGGATGTGAGTGAGACAGGCGAGCCGGTCGAGGGCAGCTCGGCGCGCGCGGCGGATACTCCTGCGGCGCGCCCGACCGATCACCCCGCCTACCGCTGCGTGGTGCTGGGGCATGCGGTATCGCATGGCTCCGCTTCACTAAGCACTGGTTCACTGAGCACTGGTTCGCCGAGCACTGGTTCGCCGAGCGCCGACTTGTCCAACGGCGAGCCGCTGATCTCGCATGATCCCCATGCTCTCGCCGCTTCCTTGGGATTTGCGGCAGCCTGCGCCTTGCCAAATACCTGCTCTGAATCTTCCCCTCGGCCAGCCCGCCTGTGGCTGGCCGAAGCGTGTGTGCTGCCAGCATCCTGTGCTGATTCGGCTGCTCCCTCTATCAACTCCTCGGGTGAGGCTTCCAGCGGTAACTTGATGCGCCCTCGCCAGACGGATGTGGATAACGCGGACACTCCCGTGTCATCTGCCAAGGCCCGCCGTCGCCAGCAATGTGAAGCCGAATCCCACCTCGCCCGCCTTCTGCTCGGCGAACTCGCCGCGGCCCAAGGCATTGCGCTGCCACTGGCCGACTGGTCACCGCGTGGCCAGGCACCCCATCACCCTGCGCTACCGGCAGGCTTCTACGTCTCCATCGCCCACCGTCACGGGCATGTCCTCGTCGGCCTCGCCACCCTCCCGCTCGGGCTGGACCTCGAATACCACAACCCCCGCCACGCCCACGACCTCGACGCCCGCATCGCCATGCTGCCTACAGACGCACGCAAACGCCTCGCCGAGGCATCACACCTCAACGAGACAGAACGACTGGACGGGTTTTATCGGGAATGGGTGAGGTATGAGGCAAAAACAAAACGACAAAGCATCATATAA
- a CDS encoding heavy metal-binding domain-containing protein — protein MASSVAQSFVSSSHPMAHASTAPAGRLSRGRVLVSALVLGAAGLLASAPAQARDTQHFLPIMPVMASTAASQRLGKDVAFFFGDKQPYERIEKRGWARVNPKTNATNKSDAAACRWVFLSALRELQEKAREYGANAVINIRSDYDNVPYSSSEKYECHAGNVVAGVALRGDLVILHPKN, from the coding sequence ATGGCGTCATCCGTTGCTCAGTCGTTCGTTTCCTCGTCACACCCCATGGCCCACGCCAGCACGGCGCCGGCCGGCCGCCTGTCGCGGGGACGCGTGCTGGTGTCCGCCCTGGTGCTCGGCGCGGCCGGGCTGCTGGCCTCCGCGCCGGCACAGGCGCGGGATACGCAGCACTTCCTGCCCATCATGCCGGTGATGGCCAGCACTGCGGCCAGTCAGCGACTGGGCAAGGATGTGGCCTTCTTCTTCGGTGACAAGCAGCCCTACGAGCGCATCGAGAAGCGTGGCTGGGCACGGGTGAACCCGAAGACCAACGCGACCAACAAGAGCGATGCCGCGGCCTGCCGCTGGGTGTTCCTGTCGGCGCTGCGCGAGCTGCAGGAGAAGGCGCGGGAATACGGGGCCAATGCCGTCATCAACATTCGCAGCGACTATGACAACGTGCCCTACTCCAGCAGCGAGAAGTACGAGTGCCACGCGGGCAATGTCGTCGCGGGCGTCGCGTTGCGCGGGGATCTGGTGATCCTGCATCCGAAGAACTGA
- a CDS encoding beta-ketoacyl-ACP synthase, giving the protein MTAPSSPLRGHRVVVTGMHGFSPIGNDWPTLRANLAAGRTGIRYIEDWDKYEGLNTRLGAPVSDFELPKHYNRRALRSMGRVAQLATRSSELALEAAGLSDSPLKESGQMGIAYGASAGEPDAVADFGNMLINHSTDGLNANSYIRMMAHTAPVNIGVFLGIKGRIHTTSSACTSGSQGIGYAYEAIRFGRQIAMVAGGCEELSAADAAVFDTLFATSTCNDRPDRSPRPFDAERDGLVIGEGAGTLILEELDHALARGATIHAEILGFGTNSDGRHVTQPDADMMEAAMRMALDDAGLSASEIGYVSAHGTATERGDIAESHATHAVFGERTPISAFKSYTGHTLGACGALEAWIAIEMMSEGWFHGTANLKDIDPRCATLDYLRDGGREIETDTVMSNNFAFGGINTSLILRRWQG; this is encoded by the coding sequence ATGACAGCTCCCTCTTCCCCGCTGCGCGGCCATCGCGTCGTCGTCACCGGCATGCATGGCTTCTCGCCCATCGGCAATGACTGGCCGACCCTGCGCGCCAATCTGGCCGCGGGCCGCACCGGCATCCGCTATATCGAGGATTGGGACAAGTACGAGGGTCTCAACACGCGTCTCGGCGCGCCGGTCAGCGATTTCGAACTGCCCAAGCACTACAACCGCCGGGCGCTGCGCAGCATGGGGCGCGTGGCCCAGCTGGCGACCCGCTCCAGCGAGCTGGCGCTGGAAGCCGCAGGACTGAGTGACAGCCCGCTCAAGGAGAGCGGCCAGATGGGCATCGCCTACGGCGCGTCCGCCGGTGAGCCGGACGCGGTGGCGGACTTCGGCAACATGCTGATCAACCACTCCACCGATGGCCTCAACGCCAACTCCTACATCCGCATGATGGCGCATACCGCCCCGGTGAACATCGGGGTCTTTCTCGGCATCAAGGGGCGGATTCATACCACCTCCAGCGCCTGCACCTCCGGCAGCCAGGGCATCGGCTATGCCTATGAGGCGATTCGCTTCGGCCGCCAGATAGCGATGGTCGCCGGGGGCTGCGAGGAGCTGTCCGCCGCCGATGCCGCGGTGTTCGACACCCTGTTCGCCACCAGCACCTGCAATGACCGCCCGGACCGCTCGCCGCGGCCCTTCGATGCCGAGCGTGACGGGCTGGTGATCGGCGAAGGTGCCGGCACGCTGATCCTCGAGGAGCTGGACCACGCCCTGGCGCGTGGCGCGACCATCCACGCCGAGATTCTCGGCTTCGGCACCAACTCCGATGGCCGCCACGTCACCCAGCCGGACGCCGACATGATGGAGGCCGCGATGCGCATGGCCCTTGACGATGCCGGCCTCTCGGCCAGCGAGATCGGCTATGTCAGCGCGCATGGCACCGCCACCGAGCGCGGCGACATCGCCGAGAGTCACGCCACTCATGCCGTGTTCGGGGAACGCACGCCCATCAGTGCCTTCAAGAGCTACACCGGCCATACCCTGGGGGCCTGCGGCGCGCTGGAAGCCTGGATCGCCATCGAGATGATGAGCGAAGGCTGGTTCCACGGCACCGCCAACCTCAAGGACATCGACCCGCGCTGCGCGACGTTGGACTACCTGCGTGACGGCGGCCGCGAGATCGAGACGGATACGGTGATGAGCAACAACTTCGCCTTCGGCGGCATCAATACCTCGCTGATCCTGCGGCGCTGGCAGGGCTGA
- the fabG gene encoding 3-oxoacyl-ACP reductase FabG, producing the protein MSVTPPATRTTPADNQGAAAANETREWILVTGSSRGIGRAIALRLAREGYNLVLHCRSRRDAAEEVAREISALGGESRILNFDVADREAARSALEADVEAHGCYYGVICNAGIHADNAFPALTDEDWDSVIRTNLDGFYNVVKPLAMPMVRRRKPGRIIVMSSVSGMMGNRGQVNYSAAKAGLIGAVKALAVELAKRRITVNAVAPGVIATEMTEGVEMDEALKMIPMRRAGEAEEVAATVAFLCSKDAGYITRQTIAVNGGMF; encoded by the coding sequence ATGTCTGTCACACCTCCCGCTACTCGAACTACCCCTGCTGACAACCAGGGGGCCGCCGCTGCCAATGAGACGCGCGAGTGGATTCTGGTCACCGGCTCCAGCCGTGGCATCGGCCGCGCCATCGCGCTGCGTCTGGCCCGCGAAGGCTACAATCTGGTGCTGCATTGCCGCTCGCGCCGTGATGCCGCCGAGGAGGTCGCGCGTGAGATCAGCGCCCTGGGCGGTGAATCGCGCATCCTGAACTTCGATGTCGCCGACCGCGAGGCCGCACGCAGCGCGCTGGAGGCCGATGTCGAGGCCCACGGCTGCTACTACGGCGTCATCTGCAATGCCGGCATCCACGCCGACAACGCCTTCCCGGCGCTCACCGATGAGGACTGGGACAGCGTGATCCGCACCAACCTCGATGGCTTCTACAACGTGGTCAAGCCGCTGGCGATGCCGATGGTGCGTCGCCGCAAGCCGGGGCGCATCATCGTGATGTCCTCGGTGTCCGGCATGATGGGCAATCGCGGTCAGGTCAACTATTCCGCCGCCAAGGCGGGGCTGATCGGCGCGGTCAAGGCGCTGGCGGTGGAACTGGCCAAGCGCCGCATCACCGTGAATGCCGTCGCGCCGGGGGTCATCGCCACCGAGATGACCGAAGGGGTCGAGATGGACGAGGCGCTGAAGATGATTCCCATGCGCCGCGCGGGCGAGGCCGAGGAAGTCGCCGCCACCGTGGCCTTCCTGTGCTCGAAGGATGCCGGCTACATCACCCGCCAGACCATCGCGGTGAACGGAGGGATGTTCTGA
- a CDS encoding ApeP family dehydratase, translating into MLTPTATPATPLPDGTSFHDEGYPVMPCAIGPYVPHEAGMCLLDEVLACDEHSLSASVRPSPEDLFAELDGAGQAVIPAWVGLEWMAQAIAAWSGLQAARAGQSPRVGFLLGSRRYESELHAFACGQRWQIDVQLDYRADNGLGAFKATLSDEHGTQVARAGVNVFEPPAQAVASAVSEEGSSEAGPQGRSPEHSQEHSPGQQDAAGAAPQGNV; encoded by the coding sequence ATGCTGACCCCGACCGCTACCCCCGCCACGCCGCTACCCGACGGCACGTCTTTTCATGACGAGGGCTATCCCGTCATGCCCTGCGCCATCGGCCCCTATGTGCCACACGAGGCGGGCATGTGCCTGCTGGATGAGGTGCTGGCCTGTGACGAGCACTCGCTGAGCGCGAGCGTGCGCCCCTCGCCCGAGGATCTGTTCGCGGAGCTGGACGGCGCTGGCCAGGCCGTGATTCCCGCCTGGGTCGGGCTCGAGTGGATGGCCCAGGCCATCGCCGCCTGGTCGGGCCTGCAGGCCGCGCGCGCAGGCCAGTCACCCCGCGTCGGGTTTCTGCTCGGCAGCCGCCGCTATGAGAGTGAACTGCACGCCTTCGCCTGCGGGCAACGCTGGCAGATAGACGTGCAGCTCGACTATCGCGCCGACAACGGCCTGGGCGCCTTCAAGGCCACCCTCAGCGACGAGCACGGCACGCAGGTCGCCCGTGCCGGCGTGAATGTCTTCGAGCCGCCCGCCCAGGCCGTGGCGTCTGCCGTGTCGGAGGAAGGAAGCTCTGAAGCAGGCCCACAGGGGCGCTCACCAGAACACTCACAAGAACACTCACCCGGTCAGCAGGATGCTGCCGGTGCCGCACCGCAAGGTAATGTCTGA
- a CDS encoding beta-ketoacyl-ACP synthase, with product MTEPVTPEAPDTRHGLTPRSPCRLSRPGIVCPLGADHGLISSALFSASRGLRVSDDFSPGTPLSLGRVTARLVDDSDWPAPLRSRNNRLLATALEQLTPELEALKRQGIAPERIGVVLGTSTSGIGETEAAMDAQRAAVAQGTPSADSWPESFEYRRQELGAPAECVAWLSGARGPVYTLSTACTSSAKALASARRLLASGQCDAVIAGGADSLCHMTVKGFMSLEAVSRQQSQPLGAARDGINLGEAAVLFVVTPEHGGVQLTGVGESSDAHHISAPCPDGSGAEAAMRGALASAGRAPGEIDYINLHGTATPLNDAMESLAISRLFGPDGDEAASRPPAVSSTKALTGHTLGACGALEAAFCWLTLEHGRLPPHATPREALDPTLPALNIVYRDRPETPPLRVMSNAFAFGGNNISLILERHATDPESSAC from the coding sequence ATGACTGAACCCGTCACACCCGAGGCACCTGATACCCGCCATGGCCTCACCCCTCGCAGCCCATGCCGTCTGTCTCGGCCCGGTATCGTCTGTCCGCTGGGCGCCGACCACGGGCTGATCAGCAGTGCGCTGTTCAGCGCCAGTCGCGGCCTGCGCGTCAGTGATGACTTCAGTCCCGGCACGCCGCTGTCACTGGGCCGTGTCACCGCGCGGCTGGTGGATGACAGCGACTGGCCGGCCCCGCTGCGCTCACGCAACAACCGCTTGCTGGCCACCGCGCTTGAGCAGCTGACACCGGAGCTTGAGGCCCTCAAGCGCCAGGGCATCGCGCCGGAGCGCATCGGCGTGGTGCTGGGCACCAGTACCTCCGGTATCGGTGAGACGGAAGCTGCGATGGACGCCCAGCGCGCCGCCGTTGCCCAGGGCACGCCGAGCGCCGACAGCTGGCCGGAGAGCTTTGAATACCGCCGTCAGGAACTGGGCGCGCCCGCCGAGTGCGTGGCCTGGTTGAGCGGCGCGCGCGGGCCGGTCTACACCCTCTCCACCGCCTGCACCTCCAGCGCCAAGGCCCTGGCCAGCGCACGGCGTCTGCTGGCCTCCGGGCAGTGTGATGCGGTGATCGCCGGTGGGGCCGACAGCCTGTGCCACATGACGGTGAAGGGCTTCATGAGTCTGGAGGCCGTCAGCCGCCAGCAAAGCCAGCCCCTGGGCGCCGCGCGCGACGGCATCAATCTGGGCGAGGCCGCGGTGCTGTTCGTGGTCACGCCGGAGCACGGTGGCGTGCAGCTGACCGGCGTCGGCGAATCCAGCGATGCCCATCACATCTCCGCGCCCTGCCCGGATGGCAGCGGTGCCGAGGCCGCGATGCGTGGCGCGCTCGCCAGCGCCGGCCGCGCCCCCGGCGAGATCGACTACATCAACCTGCACGGCACGGCCACGCCGCTCAATGACGCCATGGAAAGCCTCGCCATCAGCCGCCTGTTCGGTCCCGATGGCGACGAGGCCGCAAGCCGTCCGCCCGCCGTCAGTTCCACCAAGGCCCTCACCGGCCATACGCTGGGGGCCTGCGGGGCGCTGGAAGCCGCCTTCTGCTGGCTGACGCTGGAACATGGTCGCCTGCCGCCGCACGCCACCCCGCGTGAAGCACTGGACCCGACACTGCCCGCGCTCAACATCGTCTATCGTGACCGCCCCGAGACCCCGCCGCTCAGAGTGATGAGCAATGCCTTCGCCTTCGGCGGCAACAACATCTCGCTGATACTGGAGCGTCACGCCACCGACCCGGAGTCCTCTGCATGCTGA
- a CDS encoding DUF3261 domain-containing protein, which translates to MISMRLSPHAVSVGRRSVGLLLAISLLLSGCSLLVPGPLSAESPMPALTSLQESSTQRLILRVERNKSEASENRAAADAAEDEARDLPPLIGVLRQSPEAMRLVLLSVQGQRLLTLVHDADGSRFEKARPEVLEKLPFTADWLARRIAWVHWPQAAIDDAFAGSVWQLVQHGEWDTPHQTAQRLILRDGERMAELTRDAEGRVILRDPATEMQMTLDPLSSPSP; encoded by the coding sequence ATGATATCCATGCGTCTCTCGCCTCATGCCGTCTCAGTCGGGCGGCGATCCGTCGGACTGCTGCTGGCGATCAGCCTGCTGTTGAGCGGCTGCAGCCTGCTCGTGCCCGGTCCGCTCAGCGCCGAGAGCCCGATGCCGGCCCTGACGAGCCTGCAGGAGAGCAGCACCCAACGTCTGATTCTGCGCGTTGAGCGTAACAAGAGTGAGGCCAGCGAGAATCGCGCGGCAGCAGACGCCGCTGAGGACGAGGCTCGCGACCTGCCGCCCCTCATCGGCGTGCTGCGCCAATCGCCCGAGGCCATGCGGCTGGTGCTGCTCAGCGTGCAGGGCCAGCGACTGCTGACACTGGTGCATGACGCCGATGGCAGCCGCTTCGAGAAGGCCCGCCCCGAGGTGCTCGAGAAGCTGCCCTTCACCGCCGACTGGCTGGCCCGTCGCATCGCCTGGGTCCACTGGCCACAGGCCGCGATCGATGACGCCTTTGCCGGCAGCGTTTGGCAACTGGTGCAGCACGGCGAGTGGGACACGCCTCACCAGACCGCGCAGCGCCTCATCCTGCGCGATGGCGAGCGCATGGCCGAGCTGACCCGCGACGCCGAAGGCCGCGTAATCCTGCGGGACCCGGCCACCGAGATGCAGATGACGCTAGATCCCCTGTCTTCCCCCAGCCCCTGA
- a CDS encoding NAD(P)/FAD-dependent oxidoreductase, producing the protein MESADHSNNPPRKEVIIIGAGPAGAAAAAWLARAGHAVRVLERSHFPRFSIGESLLPRCMQHLEACGLMEAAAAGGYQRKTGAAFTRRGEHRVIDFRDKFSDGPGTTWQVERADFDQRLIEGARAAGAEVEFGVTVTGFTPARPTQSDATGHAQGPCLTLEDGRELKAAFVLDASGYGRVLARLESLERDPRLEPRMALFGHVHDGIADLAPPAEGYRRDTILIASHPGHPDVWYWLIPFANGRASLGVVGPRELIEPAAGDDAQTHLWQWVMEEPRLAELLRDATPANAVQSLGGYSADVSRLHGPGYALLGNAGEFLDPVFSSGVTIALESALRAAPLVARELTATRDEQRPDWASEYELPLRRGIEVFREFVTAWYDSRLTDIIYHPRSPDRIRQMISSVLAGYAWDEANPFVSASRRRLTALATLSAAQATQAETCEPAASALSTAGTRQNDARKGKVSS; encoded by the coding sequence ATGGAATCGGCAGATCACAGCAACAACCCACCACGCAAGGAAGTCATCATCATCGGCGCCGGACCTGCCGGGGCGGCGGCGGCGGCCTGGCTGGCGCGCGCCGGCCATGCGGTACGCGTGCTGGAGCGCAGCCACTTCCCGCGCTTCTCCATCGGCGAGAGCCTGCTGCCGCGCTGCATGCAGCATCTGGAGGCCTGTGGCCTGATGGAGGCCGCCGCCGCCGGTGGCTATCAGCGCAAGACCGGTGCGGCCTTCACCCGGCGCGGCGAGCATCGCGTGATCGACTTCCGCGACAAGTTCAGCGACGGCCCCGGCACCACCTGGCAGGTGGAGCGCGCCGACTTTGATCAGCGTCTGATCGAGGGCGCACGGGCGGCAGGCGCCGAGGTCGAATTCGGCGTCACGGTCACGGGCTTCACTCCCGCTCGCCCCACGCAGAGCGACGCCACCGGCCATGCCCAGGGGCCTTGCCTCACGCTGGAAGATGGCCGCGAGCTCAAGGCCGCCTTCGTGCTGGATGCCAGCGGCTATGGGCGCGTGCTGGCGCGGCTCGAATCGCTTGAGCGTGATCCGCGTCTGGAGCCGCGCATGGCGCTGTTCGGCCATGTCCACGATGGCATCGCCGACCTCGCGCCGCCCGCCGAGGGCTATCGTCGCGACACTATCCTGATCGCCTCGCACCCGGGGCATCCGGATGTCTGGTACTGGCTGATTCCCTTCGCCAATGGCCGCGCCTCGCTGGGCGTGGTCGGCCCGCGTGAGCTGATCGAGCCTGCCGCCGGGGACGATGCGCAGACACACCTGTGGCAGTGGGTGATGGAAGAACCGCGCCTGGCGGAGCTGCTGCGCGATGCCACGCCCGCCAATGCCGTGCAGTCGCTGGGCGGTTACAGCGCCGATGTCAGCCGCCTGCATGGCCCGGGCTATGCGCTGCTCGGCAATGCCGGCGAGTTTCTGGACCCGGTGTTCTCCTCCGGCGTGACCATCGCGCTGGAATCCGCCCTGCGCGCCGCGCCGCTGGTCGCGCGCGAACTGACCGCGACCCGCGATGAGCAGCGCCCGGACTGGGCCAGCGAATACGAGCTGCCATTGCGACGTGGCATCGAGGTGTTCCGCGAGTTTGTCACCGCCTGGTACGACAGCCGCCTGACCGACATCATCTATCACCCTCGCTCGCCGGACCGCATTCGCCAGATGATCAGCTCGGTCCTCGCCGGCTACGCCTGGGACGAGGCCAATCCCTTCGTCAGCGCCAGTCGTCGTCGCCTGACCGCACTGGCCACGCTCTCGGCAGCGCAGGCGACGCAAGCGGAGACCTGCGAGCCCGCCGCAAGCGCTCTCTCAACGGCCGGCACGCGGCAGAATGACGCCAGAAAAGGTAAAGTATCGTCATGA
- a CDS encoding MMPL family transporter — MTGRGDSHDTGLDRAAWRWLWAGVLLLCAVLLAGKLAPQSPWRGAIDTRITAMLPAQERSPLAARAESLEDTANRLVMLVGARDASATSLKQRDAAAQALRQALAPLATLDDGKSLASLRLPAEVQPALIAPRLAELSDEQWQARALRQLFQPGGQRDLIHDPFGLAGAWQDWLTPANLSLSGGQLLLRAPTSSGEQPGSGYRLISATLTGSAYAMGDQQALEQAVNGVRADYPDVRLLRSGLVFHASAGAQQARQEMSTIGLGSLIGVLLLLWAVFRTPRRLPLLLVPVATGVLFALPLTWWAFGSLHVLTLAFGASLIGISIDYVLHLECMRRLATTKGRGGLAALWPGLTLGLCSSLAAYLAITLTPMPGLRQMGMFAALGLLGAWLSVRLWLPQLPLPAQATREDSSAARAAGCLARAIPGRRSWQALGLLLVAALASLYGLRSDDRLTQLNPSPASLINEQREVQRLLAEPDGLRYLIVQAENDAALLTRLQALEDTFQQLDAQQQLGHWASLAQQLPTLEQQQANLGAMRERTRTLLPQVLRQAGLPAALVKRAEQAIESAHPLRPADWVTLPAGEMGQRLWLDSRTAAIGIVRFGDVTAEGSAALARLAAGDDRLEYVDQVARLSTTLGSIRSEMAWLVSAAVVVISLLLALRYRRSTWRALLPPLGGLVLTLAALTLAGVGLNLFHLLGLLLVLGIGLDAGIFCAEHPARSAEKDRSGDTASRASQASLLAISLSCASSLLAFGLLSFSQTPALAALGLACLLGLTATWCLVPFARS; from the coding sequence ATGACAGGGCGCGGCGACTCGCATGACACGGGGCTGGATCGCGCCGCCTGGCGCTGGCTGTGGGCCGGCGTGCTGCTGCTGTGCGCGGTGCTGCTGGCCGGGAAGCTCGCCCCGCAGAGCCCATGGCGAGGCGCGATCGACACCCGCATCACCGCCATGCTGCCAGCGCAGGAACGCAGCCCGTTGGCCGCGCGCGCCGAATCGCTGGAGGACACCGCCAATCGGCTGGTGATGCTGGTCGGCGCACGCGATGCCAGCGCCACGTCACTCAAGCAGCGTGACGCCGCCGCCCAGGCGCTGCGTCAGGCGCTCGCCCCCCTCGCGACGCTGGATGACGGCAAGAGCCTCGCCAGCCTGCGCCTGCCGGCCGAGGTCCAGCCGGCCCTGATCGCCCCGCGGCTTGCCGAGCTGAGTGACGAGCAGTGGCAGGCGCGCGCCCTCAGGCAGCTGTTCCAGCCCGGCGGCCAGCGCGACCTGATCCATGATCCCTTCGGTCTCGCCGGCGCCTGGCAGGACTGGCTGACACCCGCCAACCTGTCGCTGTCCGGCGGCCAGCTGTTGCTGCGCGCGCCGACGTCAAGCGGTGAGCAGCCTGGCAGCGGCTATCGGCTGATCAGCGCCACCCTCACCGGCAGCGCCTACGCGATGGGTGATCAGCAGGCGCTGGAACAGGCCGTGAATGGCGTGAGGGCCGACTACCCCGACGTCAGGCTGCTGCGCTCCGGGCTGGTCTTCCATGCCAGTGCCGGAGCGCAGCAGGCCAGACAGGAAATGTCGACCATCGGGCTCGGCTCGCTGATCGGCGTGCTGCTGTTGCTGTGGGCGGTGTTCCGCACCCCACGGCGGCTGCCGTTGCTGCTGGTGCCGGTGGCCACGGGCGTGCTGTTCGCGCTGCCGCTGACCTGGTGGGCCTTCGGCAGCCTGCATGTGCTGACGCTGGCCTTCGGCGCCAGCCTGATCGGCATCTCCATCGATTACGTGTTGCATCTGGAGTGCATGCGCCGACTGGCGACGACGAAGGGCCGTGGCGGACTCGCTGCGTTATGGCCGGGCCTGACGCTGGGGCTGTGCTCCAGCCTCGCCGCCTATCTGGCCATCACCCTGACGCCGATGCCCGGCCTGCGCCAGATGGGCATGTTCGCGGCGCTCGGCTTGCTCGGCGCTTGGCTGAGCGTACGCCTGTGGCTGCCGCAACTGCCACTGCCGGCACAGGCCACTCGCGAGGACTCCTCCGCCGCCCGCGCCGCAGGCTGTCTGGCGCGCGCCATTCCCGGCAGGCGCAGCTGGCAGGCGCTGGGTCTGCTGCTGGTGGCCGCGCTGGCCAGCCTCTACGGACTGCGCAGCGATGACCGTCTCACTCAGCTCAACCCCTCGCCTGCGTCGCTGATCAACGAGCAGCGCGAGGTCCAGCGTCTGCTCGCCGAACCGGACGGCCTGCGCTACCTGATCGTGCAGGCCGAGAATGATGCCGCGCTGCTCACGCGCCTGCAGGCACTGGAAGACACCTTCCAGCAGCTGGATGCCCAGCAGCAACTGGGGCACTGGGCGAGCCTCGCCCAGCAACTGCCGACGCTTGAACAGCAGCAGGCCAACCTCGGCGCCATGCGTGAACGCACCCGCACCCTGCTGCCCCAGGTGCTTCGTCAGGCGGGCCTGCCCGCCGCGCTGGTGAAACGTGCCGAGCAGGCCATCGAAAGCGCCCATCCGTTGCGCCCGGCCGACTGGGTCACACTGCCCGCCGGTGAGATGGGCCAGCGACTGTGGCTCGACTCCCGCACCGCCGCCATCGGCATCGTGCGCTTTGGTGATGTCACGGCCGAGGGCAGCGCCGCCCTGGCACGCCTCGCGGCAGGCGATGACCGCCTCGAGTACGTCGATCAGGTCGCCAGGCTTTCGACGACGCTCGGCAGCATTCGCAGCGAAATGGCCTGGCTGGTCAGTGCTGCGGTGGTGGTGATCAGCCTGCTGCTGGCGCTGCGCTATCGCCGCAGCACCTGGCGCGCCCTGCTGCCGCCGCTGGGCGGACTGGTACTGACGCTCGCCGCCCTGACGCTGGCGGGCGTCGGCCTCAACCTGTTCCACCTGCTGGGCCTGCTGCTGGTACTGGGGATTGGCCTGGATGCGGGTATCTTCTGTGCCGAGCATCCTGCGCGCAGCGCAGAAAAAGACAGGAGCGGAGACACCGCCAGCCGCGCCTCGCAGGCCAGTCTGCTGGCGATCTCGCTGTCATGTGCCTCCAGCCTGCTAGCCTTCGGATTGTTGAGTTTCAGTCAGACACCGGCATTGGCCGCACTGGGGCTGGCCTGCCTGCTGGGGCTGACGGCCACCTGGTGCCTGGTGCCCTTCGCCCGCAGTTGA
- a CDS encoding LolA family protein — MTSRLAIAATALLLTASAFGASAAEFDARALTQQLARTAPVCGDFQQTRWLEDVGAQLKSRGQFHLIGDPNAPEGLVWETTSPIEDRLEMRPNASEGPDGEPLPADQQAMAELLVNFFHGDWQALEEHFTLQLTGSADDWQASLTPRDARLAEAIEHLEIEGGSWLDHLTLTSGDGDRLALTLTPRDQCPE, encoded by the coding sequence ATGACGTCACGCCTTGCCATTGCCGCCACTGCCCTGCTGCTGACTGCCAGTGCCTTCGGGGCCAGCGCCGCCGAATTCGACGCCCGCGCCCTGACCCAACAGCTGGCGCGCACCGCCCCTGTCTGCGGTGATTTCCAGCAGACCCGCTGGCTCGAGGATGTCGGCGCACAGCTCAAGAGTCGTGGCCAGTTCCATCTGATCGGTGATCCGAACGCGCCCGAAGGCCTGGTGTGGGAAACCACCTCCCCCATCGAGGACCGTCTCGAGATGCGCCCGAATGCCAGCGAAGGCCCGGACGGCGAGCCGCTGCCCGCCGACCAGCAGGCGATGGCGGAGCTGTTGGTCAACTTCTTCCACGGCGACTGGCAGGCGCTCGAGGAGCACTTCACGCTCCAGCTCACCGGCAGCGCGGATGACTGGCAGGCCAGCCTGACACCGCGTGATGCCCGTCTGGCCGAGGCCATCGAACACCTCGAGATCGAGGGTGGCAGCTGGCTTGACCACCTGACCCTCACCAGCGGCGACGGTGACCGTCTTGCCCTGACCCTGACACCGCGCGATCAGTGCCCCGAATGA